The nucleotide sequence TTTGACTAAATTAATTGGATTGGGTATAGGTCTTACCCCAAGTGGGGATGATTTTCTATCTGGCTTACTTGCAACATTCCAATACTTCAATGCTACAAAATCTACTTTTTATCAAACCCTCACACAACAAATCAGACAAAATTTGGCCAATACAAATGCTATCAGTAGCCGATTTTTAGACTGCGCATTACAACAACAATTTTCTGTTCCCGTACTGACTTTCTTTGAAAATATTGATAAGCAAAATAGTGATATAGAGCAACTCAATAAACTATTTGAAAATATAGGACATTCATCAGGAATGGATACGCTTTTTGGAATTTATTATGGGTGTAGCTTATTAAGTAAAAAATAGAATTATTCTATATATTAAAAAACCCAAAAGAATAGTGATATTCTTTTGGGTTTTCTGTGGAATGGTGCCAGTGGTCGGACTCGAACCGACACGCTTTATGGGCGGCGGATTTTGAATCCGCTGCGTCTACCGATTTCGCCACACTGGCTTAAATTTTTCGAAATTATAGAAAAATATGACCGCTTGCGCAAGCGTAAAAAACGCCTTTCAAATTGGTTGATTTAAAATTCAGCATTCAATTCATCTTTATAAAAATAGTTATGCACATCATCTGTGGATAAGTAAGTGAACAACCCTGTTTATAAATACTTAACCCACTGATTTTCATATAATTAATTTTTAAAACCAAGAGTGCTCAAAATTTCCCCTACAAAAAACCCACTACTTGACTTCTTATTTTTCCTGTTTTTAGCTGGGTAATGATCATCTCTCCAGCCTTGATATCACTGCTTGAAGTAAGCATTTTACCTTCTTCTGTTTGTGTGATTGAGTAACCGCGAGTGAGAATTTTCAATGGACTTAGCCCTTCCAATTTAGTACAGAGTTCTTGGAAATGTTGTTGCTCTTTGAGCATCGTTTTTTCCATTGCATAATTTAGACGTTGAGAAAATTTTGCCAACACCGTTTGTTGTTGATTAACTTGGTAAGGCAATGGATTTCTCTCAAAACGCTGAATAACAGCGTTCCATTGTTGTTGCTTTTTATTAAGTTTCTGCAGCATTTGCCAGTGCAATCTTTGTTCGACTTGGTATAATCGCTGGCGTTGGCGTTCCATCTGTTTCTGTAGGTGCTGATTGATTAAACGTAAATTAAGCTCTTTCGTTTGCTGTGTTTTCACTGAAAGCAATTTGTAAACAGCCTGTTCGAGCCTATATTCAATATAGTCAAGCTTTTGTTGTCGAGCTTGAATATGTTTAATAGGGTGCTGAGCATTTAGTCGTAAATTCAGCTGCTGAAAGCGACTTATTTTGGCTGTCCAAAGTCTGTCAAATGCTAAATTGACTTTATCAAATTGGTGTTGTAATTGGCGTTTTAGCTCGTTTTGATCACGGCTAACCAATTCCGCCGCTGCAGAAGGAGTTGGGGCTCGTAAATCAGCAACAAAATCAGTAATAGTTACATCTGTTTCGTGCCCTACCGCGCTAATAATCGGAATGTTGGAATGGTAAATCGCATAAGCAACATCTTCTTCGTTAAAGCACCATAAATCCTCTAACGAACCACCACCTCGCCCAACAATCAATACATCACACTCGTTACGGCGATTTGCTAGATCTATCGTATTAACAATATCTTGTGTGGCCTCCTTACCTTGAACTAACGTTGGGTAAATCACCACTTCTAAGCTTGGATCACGACGTTGTAAAATATGAAGAATATCTTGTAACGCTGCCCCGCTTGATGAAGTAATAATCCCAACTTTTTTTACAAAAGGAGGAATAGGCTTTTTATGTTCTTGAGCAAATAGCCCCTGAGCGGCTAATTTTATTTTAAGCTCTTCAAACCGTTGCTGTAACAACCCTTCCCCTGCAGGTTGCATACTTTCAATAATAAGTTGGTAATCCCCTCTTGGTTCATACAAGGTTACACTTGCTCGAACTAAAACTTGCATACCATTTTGCGGACGAAAATTCACTCTCGCATTTTTCATCTTAAACATTGCGGCACGCACTTGGGCTTTATCATCTTTTAAGGTGAGATACCAATGCCCTGAAACTGGTTGGCTGAAATTAGAAATTTCGCCTGTGAGCCAAACTTGATTGAGCTCCATTTCAAGCAAATGACGAACAGAATAGTTAAGTTGGGTAACAGTTAAGATATTGCTCATGGTTCAAAAGGGAAATAAAGAAATTGATTTTAGTGTAGCGAGAAATCAGAAAGAGAGAAAGTATTTGTCAGAAACAAGCGGTCATTTTTTCTGAATTTTTTGCAAATTGCGGTTATAAATGGCAGATAAAGAAAAACCCTCGATAAAATCGAGGGTTTGAAATTTGGTTGCGGGGGCCGGATTTGAACCGACGACCTTCGGGTTATGAGCCCGACGAGCTACCAAGCTGCTCCACCCCGCGTCTGGTGAGTACATAATATATCAATTTGGCATAATGACAAGCGAAATTATAAAAAATCGCTCTAAGTGATTCAATTTAAAACAGAAATAGCATAAAAATCCGCTTATTGCTTTAAAAACAAACAAGTTATATTCTTGTTTTATTTTAATAGCATTTTTGCTATGCTTCATTTTTCACATTTTATTAACGATGAAAGGATTTTCGATGAATTGGAAAGCATATAAAAAGTCAATCGCTGCAACAACTGTAGCTTTAGTTGCCAGCATTTTAGTGGGTTGCTCCTCCACTCCAAGTTCAACTTCCTATAATGCCGATAAAGCAAAATTTGGGGCAAAATACAGCGGTCGTCAGTTTATGCCTTATGGTACGCATTTTCAAAGCGGTCGCTTAATTTTAAATTCCTCCCCTGTTAATCAGAACGATTTTTTACAACAGCTTTCTAATGTTCGCACTTATAGCAGCTTAGCCAATATCCATTCGTTAGCTTATGGTAAAGTGAGCCGTTGGATTTCATCGGGGGCAAATATTAATGATCTGGCGAAATATGGTATTAGTACACGTTTAATGCGTGGCGAAGATGGTTATCAAAATGTATTAATGACAGGTTATTACTCGCCTGTAATTAAAGCTCGTCGCACTCCACAAGGGCAATATCAGCACCCAATTTATGCAATGCCATCGAATAAGCGTTTTTCTCGAGCTGAAATTTATGCAGGAGCATTGCAAGGTCAAGGCTTAGAATTAGCTTATAGTAATTCAATGCTTGATAACTTCCTACTAGGGGTTCAAGGTAGTGGTTATGTTGATTTTGGCGAGGGTCGTTTAAATTATTTCGCTTACGCTGGACAAAATGGCTTCAAATATGCAAGCGTTGGACGTTTGTTAGTAGAAGATGGTGAAATTCCGAAAGAGAAAATGTCCGTTCAAGCTATTCGTGAATGGGGAGAACGTAACCCTAGTCGTGTTCAAGGATTGTTAGAACGCAATCCGTCTTATGTATTTTTCCAAAACGATCCTTATGGTAAAGTGAAAGGCTCAGCAGGTGTGCCGTTAGTACCATTGGCTTCTGTAGCATCAGATCGCAGCATTGTGCCTTCCGGTAGTGTGTTATTGGTTGAAATGCCACTGATTGATAATAACGGAAACTGGACAGGCAAACACGAAATGCGTTTGATGGTTGCTCTTGACGTGGGTGGTGCGGTGAAAGGCCATCACTTTGATTTATACCAAGGTATTGGCGATAAAGCAGGACACGTTGCAGGCTTAATGAAGCATTATGGACGTGTTTGGGTACTAAACTAATTAAGTAAGCAATATGTTAAAAAAAGCATTAATAGTTCTCTTATTTAGTTCATCTTTTGCATTTGCAAATAATTTGGAAAATTCGACCGCTTACAATGAGCCGAAATATAAAATTTCCGAACTGGACGTAAAAATTTTAATTCGCCAGCTAAATAATATTGAGCAATGCATTTACCCTGATCTAGCAAAACCTGATTATCAAAAAATTTATGATAATTGGAATGTAGCTGAACATTTAACGATACAATATTTTGAGCAAAGAGTGCTAAATGACTTATTAGGGCGAGAAGATTTTCTTGCGATGCAAAATGATAAAGCTTCAATAGAATATTTTCATCAGCAACATCATAAGCTTAATCATCAAAACGCAAATGTAGATCAAGAGAAATGCGATGCGTTTAAACCTACTTATCAAGAAATGTATCAACGTATGCAAAATGCCTTAGCAGAACAGCAAAAGAAAAAACAGTAACAAAAAACTCGCAGTTTTGGCTGCGAGTTTTCTTTTTTAGCTTTCGTTATGAATTTCCAAGTTTGTAGCTTGCTTTGCTGCTTTTGCCTTAGCTTTATCATTCCGGGATTTCGCAATGGCATCTAAATAACATTTATCAATATCGCCTGTGATATATTCACCTGTAAAGACAGAATCATCAAAGTTATGAATGGTTGGGTTTTCTATTTGAATTGATTTATAAAGAGCATCCAAATCTTGGAAAATTAGTTTATCTACACCAATCATATCCGCGACTTCTTCTACAGAGCGGTCATAAGCAACCAATTCTTCACAGGTCGGCATATCAATACCATAAACATTTGGATAACGAATTTCCGGTGCAGCTGATGCAAAATAAACACGTTTTGCACCAGCAGCTCTTGCCATTTCGACAATCTGTTCAGAAGTTGTGCCTCGCACAATAGAATCATCAACTAATAGTACACTTTTGCCTTTAAATTCTGAGGCAATCGCATTCAGCTTACGGCGAACCGAGCTTTTACGCTGTGCTTGCCCTGGCATAATAAAGGTACGAGCCACATAGCGGTTTTTCACAAAACCTTGACGATATGGTTTGTAAAGCACATTAGCAATACGCACAGCGATATCATTTGAGGTTTCTGGAATAGGGATAACAACATCAATATCATCAACAATACGTCCCCATTCACGTTTGATCTTCTCGCCTAATAGCTCTCCCATATGCACACGAGCTGCATAAACAGAAACACCATCAATCACTGAATCCGGGCGAGCAAAGTAAACGTATTCAAAAATACAAGGGTTTAGTTTCGAATTATCTGCACAAATTTGGGAATGTAATTCACCCTCAAAGGTGATATAGATAGCTTCTCCTGGCAATACATCCCGTACAAACTCAAAACCTACCACATCTAATGCAACACTTTCTGAGGCAAACATATATTCTGTTTTACCTTCAACTTCACGTTTGCCTAAAACTAACGGACGAATACCAAACGGATCACGAAATGCCACCATACCGTGACCGATAATCATAGCTATGCAGGCATAAGCTCCACGAATGCTATCATTCGTTTTGCGTACAGTTTCAAAAATATTCTCTGGGCTTAAATGTTGAGTGGAATAAAGATCGAGAAAATAAGCAAAAATATTAAGAAGAGATTCAGAATCTGAATTGGTATTAACGTGACGACGAGCCTCGTTAAACAAGCGCTCTTTCAGCTCTGAATTATTTGTTAAATTACCATTATGTACAAGCGTAATCCCAAATGGTGAATTTACATAAAAAGGTTGAGCCTCTGATACACTTGAGCTCCCCGCTGTTGGATAACGAACGTGCCCGATTCCTACATTGCCTTGTAAGCGTAGCATATGTTCTTGCTGGAACACATCACTCACTAAACCGTTTGCTTTGCGTAAGCGGAAGCGGTTTTCGTCATCGATTGTGACGATACCTGCGGCATCTTGTCCTCGGTGTTGTAATAATGTTAAGCCATCATAAATCGCCTGATTGACAGGCGACTTCCCAATAATACCGACAATGCCGCACATATAGAAAAACCTCTTTATTTAGTCGAGTTTAGAAAAGTAGAATTTGTTTGTAACTGTTCAAAGAACCATTTCACAATAAAGTCAAAATGTGGAATTAATAATGATGATTTCCATAATTCCGTTTGACTTGCTTGTGTGAAAGTATCTAAGAAAAATAAAATTGCTGAAACAATTAAAATGCCTCGTAACGCTCCAAAAGCACCACCTAAAATGCGGTCAGTAATAGACAAGCCACTTAGATCAATCACCTTGCCTAATAAACTGTTAATTACACCACATACAATTAAGGTTAAAATGAATAAAATGGCTGCTGCTAAACCATTGCGTAAAAACTCTGAATTTTGTAGGTAAACTGAATTTATCTGTGTGAAATAACCACTTAGATAAGGATAAAATGAACTTGCCACAAAAAAAGCAATTACCCAACCAAGGAGAGATAACGCCTCATTAGTAAACCCTCGCCATAAACTTACCAGTACAGAAAACGCAATGATCCCGATAACAATTAAATCAACCATAAAAACCCTTAAAAGCTTAAAGCTCTCCTATTTTACAAAAAAAGAAAACGTTTGCGTAGCCCTATTTTGTTAAAAATTGCTCATCTACACAAATTAACAAGCGGTTATATTTTACGAAAAATTTGCAAAAAATCTTACCGCTTGTAAAAAGTACTTATTCTACACCATAGCCAACGTCATCTAAAGTCGGATTATTTGCTCCGTTTTTCGCTAATTCATCGCAAATTTCATTTTCACGATGCCCGGAATGCCCTTTTACCCACGCCCATTCAATTTGATGGCGTTGAATTTCTTTATCTAACGCAATCCATAAATCTTTATTTTTAACAGGCTTTTTATCGCTGGTTTTCCAGTCGTTTTTCTTCCAGTTAAAAATCCATTTTTGAATGCCATTTTTCATATATTGACTGTCGCTGTTAAGCTGCACCTTGCACGGTTCTTTCAGCATTGATAAGGCCTCGATCACCGCCCGCAATTCCATTCGGTTATTCGTAGTTTGGAGATAACCTCGGCTCACGGTTTTTTCATGACCGTTGTAACGCAATAATATGCCGATCCCCCCTTTTCCAGGATTACCCAAACAAGAACCGTCTGTAAAAATTTCAACTAATTTCATTTGAATAACTACATCGTGAAAACAAAAGCCCCAAAGCATTAACTTTGGGGCAGCTTTTGGCTAAATTCTAAAAGTTATCAGAATTTGGATCAACTTATTATTTCTTGTCAAGTTGCGGAATCACACTGTTGTTCGCTGATAATAAGCCTGCATCCGTGTAAACTGCTAATTTGCCACGAGTATCCACAATGTCTAAGTTACGCATTGTTAATTGACCGATACGATCCGCCGGTGTGAACGGTGCATCTTCCACTTTTTCCATACTTAAACGTTCTGCTTCATAGGTTAAGTTTGGCGATTCGGTATTTAAAATCGTGAAATCGTTACCACGGCGTAACTCAAGCGTTACGGTACCGGTAATCGCTTTCGCCACCCAACGTTGAGCCGTTTCACGCAACATTAAGGCTTGCGGATCGAACCAACGACCTTGATACAATAAACGACCCAAACGTAAACCGTTGATGCGATATTGTTCGATGGTATCTTCGTTGTGAATACCCGTCACTAAACGCTCATAAGCGATGTGTAATAACGCCATTCCCGGCGCTTCGTAAATACCGCGAGATTTCGCTTCGATAATACGGTTTTCGATTTGGTCTGACATACCTAAACCGTGGCGACCACCAATGCGGTTCGCTTCCATAATTAACTCAACCGCATCATCAAGACGTTTGCCATTTAATGCAACTGGCACACCTTCTTCAAAGGTAACAGAAACAGTTTCAGGTTTGATTTCCACAGATTCGTCCCAGAACGCTACGCCCATAATCGGTTTTACGATCTTCATTCCGGTGCTTAATTCTTCCAAATCTTTCGCTTCGTGTGTTGCACCTAACATATTTGAGTCAGTTGAGTAGGCTTTTTCCACTGACATTTTGTAGTCGAAACCGTTTTCGATTAAGAATTTTGACATTTCTAAACGACCGCCAAGTTCATCAATAAAAAGTTGATCTAACCACGGTTTATAAATTTTTAATTTTGGGTTAGTTAATAAACCGTAACGGTAGAAACGCTCAATATCGTTACCTTTAAAGGTTGAACCATCGCCCCAGATATTTACATCATCTTCTTTCATAGCAGCGACAAGCATTGTACCTGTTACCGCACGACCTAGTGGCGTGGTGTTGAAATAAGGAATACCGCCTGTTGAAATATGGAACGCACCGCATTGAATTGCTGCAATCCCTTCGTGGGCTAATTGCTTTCGGCAGTCAATTAAGCGAGCATTCTCCGCACCATACTCCATTGCTTTTTTCGGAATTGCATTATAATCATCTTCATCCGGCTGACCTAAATTTGCGGTATAGGCATAAGGTACTGCCCCTTTTTTACGCATCCATAAAAGTGCTGCTGAAGTATCTAAACCACCTGAAAAGGCAATACCGACTTTCTGGCCTAAAGGTAAAGCTTCTAAAATTGTTGCTGACATACGAATTCCTATAAATTTTGAAAGTAAAAAATAATTAAACACAAACGCTTGCGTATGTGTTCAAGAAAAATATTCTAGCTGAAAAGCGGTAAAATTTCATCTAAAATTTGTGCATACGATTTGCACATTTTTCACAAAGAACGACCGCTTGTTATATTAATTTTTTAAGAGAAAGATATGTTTAAAAAATGCCTAATAGGAATTATCGTGCTGTTTATGGCTTTTATCAGTATTGAGCACTTCAAAATTCCTTATCTCTATGATTATTTACGATGGATACCTACATTAAAGCAAGGCATTCCAACCGAACAAAGTTTGCCAAACCCTGTTGCAGGACAACGTTTTATTGACAGTTGGCACAGCCCTAGAAGCGGTGGGCGGAAGCACGAAGGCGTAGATATTTTTTCCCCGAGAGGAACGCCAATTCGTAGTACCACGAGCGGACTGGTAGTACGAATTGGTACAAATAGATTGGGCGGTAAGGTGGTTTCGGTAATGACAGGCAGAACCGTGCATTATTACGCCCATTTAGAAGATTATGGCAATATTTCACGCCATCAATGGATTGAACAAGGCGAAATCATCGGCACAGTAGGCGATAGCGGCAATGCCAAAGGCACGCCACCTCACTTACATTATGGCATTTATACACCAAGCGGTGCGATAAATCCGTATCCGTTGATTAAACAATAATTTGGAAAACTCCATTCATTCAAAAATTACCTATAAAATAGAGGTATAATTTATTCAACTGTTTGAACTAGAGAAATATAAATGAAAAAACTACTTGTAATTCGAAATGACAAAATCGGCGATTTTATGGTGTGTTTTCCTGCTTTTGCAATGTTGAAGCAATCATTGCCCGAAGTGGAAATAACTGCACTTGTGCCAAACTATACTGCCCCTCTTGCAGAACTTTGCCCTTCTATTGATAAGGTCATTATTGATACGCCAAACAAGAAAGATAAAAATGAGTTTAATCGTATTTTACAAGTGGTTAAAAATGAACAATTTGATGCGGTAATCTGTTTTGTATCCGATTGGTATAATGCAAAGCTGGCTTGGCAAAGCGGCATTAAACATCGCCTAGCCCCTGCAACCAAGTTATTCCAATTTTTATATAACCATCGCCTAACTCAACGCCGTTCTCAATCAGCGAAAGCTGAATCAGAATATAATTTAGATTTAGCCCGTGCGTTTTTAGTCAAACATCACGTTAAAATTGTAGAGCCTAGCACACCTTACTTAGCGTTTGATGAGAAAACTGTCCAAACACAAAAAGCAAAATTATGTGAGCAGCTGAATATTACTCCCGATAAAAAGTGGCTGTTCGTACATAGCTCCACAGGTGGTTCTGCCAATAATTTATCTATTGAACAATATGCTGATTTAATTCAAGGTATTTTAGCGGAATTTGACTGTTATGTGATTTTGACGGCAGGAAAAGGCGAGAGCGAAAAAGCAAATGCCTTAGCTGAAAAAGTAAATCATAAAAATGTAGTAGTGTATGACAAAAACGAAGGGCTGCAAGATTTTTCACGCTCGCTTGCCTGTGCTAATTTGTTTATCGCCGGCTCAACAGGGCCATTACATATTAGCGGAGCATTGAATATTCCAACGATTGGGTTTTACCCAAGCCGTCTTTCTGCAATTCCTCGCCGTTGGA is from Mannheimia varigena and encodes:
- a CDS encoding DUF5358 family protein encodes the protein MLKKALIVLLFSSSFAFANNLENSTAYNEPKYKISELDVKILIRQLNNIEQCIYPDLAKPDYQKIYDNWNVAEHLTIQYFEQRVLNDLLGREDFLAMQNDKASIEYFHQQHHKLNHQNANVDQEKCDAFKPTYQEMYQRMQNALAEQQKKKQ
- the purF gene encoding amidophosphoribosyltransferase, encoding MCGIVGIIGKSPVNQAIYDGLTLLQHRGQDAAGIVTIDDENRFRLRKANGLVSDVFQQEHMLRLQGNVGIGHVRYPTAGSSSVSEAQPFYVNSPFGITLVHNGNLTNNSELKERLFNEARRHVNTNSDSESLLNIFAYFLDLYSTQHLSPENIFETVRKTNDSIRGAYACIAMIIGHGMVAFRDPFGIRPLVLGKREVEGKTEYMFASESVALDVVGFEFVRDVLPGEAIYITFEGELHSQICADNSKLNPCIFEYVYFARPDSVIDGVSVYAARVHMGELLGEKIKREWGRIVDDIDVVIPIPETSNDIAVRIANVLYKPYRQGFVKNRYVARTFIMPGQAQRKSSVRRKLNAIASEFKGKSVLLVDDSIVRGTTSEQIVEMARAAGAKRVYFASAAPEIRYPNVYGIDMPTCEELVAYDRSVEEVADMIGVDKLIFQDLDALYKSIQIENPTIHNFDDSVFTGEYITGDIDKCYLDAIAKSRNDKAKAKAAKQATNLEIHNES
- a CDS encoding CvpA family protein, with the translated sequence MVDLIVIGIIAFSVLVSLWRGFTNEALSLLGWVIAFFVASSFYPYLSGYFTQINSVYLQNSEFLRNGLAAAILFILTLIVCGVINSLLGKVIDLSGLSITDRILGGAFGALRGILIVSAILFFLDTFTQASQTELWKSSLLIPHFDFIVKWFFEQLQTNSTFLNSTK
- a CDS encoding M23 family metallopeptidase yields the protein MFKKCLIGIIVLFMAFISIEHFKIPYLYDYLRWIPTLKQGIPTEQSLPNPVAGQRFIDSWHSPRSGGRKHEGVDIFSPRGTPIRSTTSGLVVRIGTNRLGGKVVSVMTGRTVHYYAHLEDYGNISRHQWIEQGEIIGTVGDSGNAKGTPPHLHYGIYTPSGAINPYPLIKQ
- the xseA gene encoding exodeoxyribonuclease VII large subunit — its product is MSNILTVTQLNYSVRHLLEMELNQVWLTGEISNFSQPVSGHWYLTLKDDKAQVRAAMFKMKNARVNFRPQNGMQVLVRASVTLYEPRGDYQLIIESMQPAGEGLLQQRFEELKIKLAAQGLFAQEHKKPIPPFVKKVGIITSSSGAALQDILHILQRRDPSLEVVIYPTLVQGKEATQDIVNTIDLANRRNECDVLIVGRGGGSLEDLWCFNEEDVAYAIYHSNIPIISAVGHETDVTITDFVADLRAPTPSAAAELVSRDQNELKRQLQHQFDKVNLAFDRLWTAKISRFQQLNLRLNAQHPIKHIQARQQKLDYIEYRLEQAVYKLLSVKTQQTKELNLRLINQHLQKQMERQRQRLYQVEQRLHWQMLQKLNKKQQQWNAVIQRFERNPLPYQVNQQQTVLAKFSQRLNYAMEKTMLKEQQHFQELCTKLEGLSPLKILTRGYSITQTEEGKMLTSSSDIKAGEMIITQLKTGKIRSQVVGFL
- the mltA gene encoding murein transglycosylase A, whose translation is MNWKAYKKSIAATTVALVASILVGCSSTPSSTSYNADKAKFGAKYSGRQFMPYGTHFQSGRLILNSSPVNQNDFLQQLSNVRTYSSLANIHSLAYGKVSRWISSGANINDLAKYGISTRLMRGEDGYQNVLMTGYYSPVIKARRTPQGQYQHPIYAMPSNKRFSRAEIYAGALQGQGLELAYSNSMLDNFLLGVQGSGYVDFGEGRLNYFAYAGQNGFKYASVGRLLVEDGEIPKEKMSVQAIREWGERNPSRVQGLLERNPSYVFFQNDPYGKVKGSAGVPLVPLASVASDRSIVPSGSVLLVEMPLIDNNGNWTGKHEMRLMVALDVGGAVKGHHFDLYQGIGDKAGHVAGLMKHYGRVWVLN
- a CDS encoding glycosyltransferase family 9 protein — its product is MKKLLVIRNDKIGDFMVCFPAFAMLKQSLPEVEITALVPNYTAPLAELCPSIDKVIIDTPNKKDKNEFNRILQVVKNEQFDAVICFVSDWYNAKLAWQSGIKHRLAPATKLFQFLYNHRLTQRRSQSAKAESEYNLDLARAFLVKHHVKIVEPSTPYLAFDEKTVQTQKAKLCEQLNITPDKKWLFVHSSTGGSANNLSIEQYADLIQGILAEFDCYVILTAGKGESEKANALAEKVNHKNVVVYDKNEGLQDFSRSLACANLFIAGSTGPLHISGALNIPTIGFYPSRLSAIPRRWKPINDADKHLAFCPPFDKASQMNLTLISIPNSLETIVPFIRKIWA
- the rnhA gene encoding ribonuclease HI, with protein sequence MKLVEIFTDGSCLGNPGKGGIGILLRYNGHEKTVSRGYLQTTNNRMELRAVIEALSMLKEPCKVQLNSDSQYMKNGIQKWIFNWKKNDWKTSDKKPVKNKDLWIALDKEIQRHQIEWAWVKGHSGHRENEICDELAKNGANNPTLDDVGYGVE
- the argG gene encoding argininosuccinate synthase; the protein is MSATILEALPLGQKVGIAFSGGLDTSAALLWMRKKGAVPYAYTANLGQPDEDDYNAIPKKAMEYGAENARLIDCRKQLAHEGIAAIQCGAFHISTGGIPYFNTTPLGRAVTGTMLVAAMKEDDVNIWGDGSTFKGNDIERFYRYGLLTNPKLKIYKPWLDQLFIDELGGRLEMSKFLIENGFDYKMSVEKAYSTDSNMLGATHEAKDLEELSTGMKIVKPIMGVAFWDESVEIKPETVSVTFEEGVPVALNGKRLDDAVELIMEANRIGGRHGLGMSDQIENRIIEAKSRGIYEAPGMALLHIAYERLVTGIHNEDTIEQYRINGLRLGRLLYQGRWFDPQALMLRETAQRWVAKAITGTVTLELRRGNDFTILNTESPNLTYEAERLSMEKVEDAPFTPADRIGQLTMRNLDIVDTRGKLAVYTDAGLLSANNSVIPQLDKK